The nucleotide sequence GTTGTCGGCTCTGGCGGTCAAGTTTGAGTTTTGGTTTTAATGGGGCTGCTGGGTCTGGACACTGAAGTGGAGTGACCACAGCCGAGCTTCAGGCGGGCGACAGCTGCGGCCAAGGGGATCTCGCTGGGACCTTATAGGTAATTAGGTTTCGGATGATGATAATCTCGATTTAGACCAATTTTGTAGACGGAAATTATATTGAATTTCGAATAGACTTCACTTTATCTggataaattaatatatattaggATTctgtataatattttataatcttATTTCTTAGTTTACGATTACTTTTGATGAGCTTTTCCCAAATTATAATGTACATATACTTATATTTCACTGAATATAAGCATCAGCGCTCTACCTTAGGTGTTATTTCTCATTCTGTCCATCATTACAAAATTTCTTGACCACGCCTTTTCCAGACCTCCAGTACTTCGAGAACCTGTGAATgttgtattttaaaaaatatagaaatgGTTTTGGGCACTCCGACTCTAACTATTGTATGTACAAGTCAATTCAATGactatttttttaaacaacaTACTTATAAATGACATGTTTTCTACATCAGCACgcttcaaaaatattattgtcAAGCGCATTGTAAGCTTTTATTGTTATGATGTAAATAGTGCACGGCAAAAGCAATTATATTTAATGAGGGAGCTTAATCAATCaattgcttttattttaagttttgACTTTCCCCATCGTTGTCTGTTTGGGAGCTCAATATTATTTCTGGGGGCAAATTAACAGTCCCGTTGAATATGCAATGACAACAGTAAAATCCAGCCAGAAAGGAAGAAGATTCCCCGGCACACTTCGCCGCTCGTTAATCAATTAAAACATTTGTGAATTTGCATAAACATTTTCGCCCCCGGTTCTGCCATAATTTTTGCACTTGCGAGCCTCGGTTTGTTTACATGAAGATTTAAGCGTTCTGTCCCTTCTTCCCCCTGTCAATTTGCAAACAAAAATTGATTAAAACATCACGTAATCGCAATGTCGTCGTCGTCATCGGCACCGGACTGGAAGCTCGGGCCATGGGCGGCGCCAACGTCAAGTTGGGGATCTGACAAGGCATCTACATACTGTATACCATGGGCCATATATGGTATGCGGGAGATCTCCGGACTCCGGCGAGCACCGCACGTACGCATGTGGTTTCGCTCGGGCCCTCTGCCTATGCCTTATGCATATGAATTCGAGTCCAAATCGCTTCAATTGAATTCTGCGAACTCGCAGTTGATTCATCTGACAGCCACTGCAGTGAATTCAAATCGAGGCAATTATCCATTGCTTGTGGCGAAGGTACTGAGTCTATTTCGGACCgcagatattaatgacaaattgcGCATCGATGAGGTGGTGGATGTGGATGTAGATGTGGACCAAGTGACTCACTGCGAGCGGAGGAACCTGACATCTTATCATCGCCGCCATAAATAAGGCAAAGGGACACGGACATCTGGCATTCGCGGATTCCGTGCCCGGCAGAGGCACCGTAATTCTTTCCTGCAGTCTTcataaatttcatttttacaTGCGGCACAATGTCAGTGCCCTTCGGTTTGGGCCAACCGAACCGCCCCTGACCCTACTGGGCTGGCCAAATATGCTTAATGACTTGTTTGTGAGCTggattaaatataaattatatttctttttgcCGGCCGTGCGAGGAGCGACTCTTCCCCGGAGAGAGCCAAAGTAACCAGTTTGGCTTGCGAAAtgattaaaattttattcCAATGAATTTTTGTGTGGCGAGGCGGCGCTGCAATTGCTGAAGGGCATTCCCCGGTGAATTATGGGAGGAGCTGGGGACTTTAAGCTGCCACTTCGCATGCAGCGGGGACCCCATCCATCATGGGAAATTGAACTCATCCCAGTCGGCCTGCCTCCCACGCAACTCTCAATAGATTTCCATGCCGGAATATTCGTATCTGGGTCAGAGTGCTTGATTGATAGTAAATAAAGGCGAACCGCTCGAATCAAGTCAAATCATATTTCTTCTTGAGCGGTACTTGTGCATTTTAATTAGTCGTCTGCTCGCAAGGGGCAAAATAATTGGCTCAATTCAGGGACTTTCGATTCGATTCAGATTGTGGGGCAAATGCCCAAGCAAATAAACCCATCCAGCGCAGAGTTCTGTGTGTCATTTGGATCAATCAATCAGGGGATTTGGGTTAGCTCGAGCTCTGGCCCACAAATGTGCCACACATGAATCAACCGAATCCACCGGCAAAAAGGTTGctcataaaatatatagcaGGCCCGAATTAATTTGCAATGAAAATGTGCGAAAAGATGCAAATGGCCGGGATTTGCAGTAAAAAATTGACCAAAACATAAGTTTAACGGTGCGGCTACGAAATATGTtgtcaaataaataaaaattccgGCGCACGGAGTGAAAGCCAGGGCTGAGGAGCTCCTCCATTTGATATAAATGTGGGGTTGTTTGTCCTGGCCAGCCCCAGACGATGACAGGAAACTGTAAGGAATTGCCCCGGGCTGCGAAGTGGGCGGTGCTGGTGCTCTGAACTTGAAAGCTGGCAGCCGATCAATATTTCATGCAAAGTTCGAAAAAATCTCTCGAGCATGTTTATGAAAATGCAGCCGGAAATCGAATGTCTGTCAGGGCAAACATTTCTATAAACTGGAGTAGGGAGTCGGGAATAGAGATGGCTACTGGCCTCCCCGCTCCCCGCAAATTATGCAAATAAGTCAACACGGAGCTGGGAGGGAATGTGTGCGTCTGCTGGAAAAGTTTCCCCGGCGGACCACAAATGAATCATATGCCAAAAGGCATTTGAAGGCCTCAAGCCCTTGTAATGGGCCCTTTGGGTCCTTCTGGCCCTCCATGTCTGCGCCAACATGACGCTGGAAAATGCATGTTGGAGCAGGGAAAGTTTTGTGCTCAAGTCTGAGCGCTGTCAATTTCAGTTTCCGTCTCCGTCCGGAACTGAGATGATTTTGGCAGATTTTCCTAAGGAGAAACATTTGTCTTGCCAGCAGCTTGGGCATGGGTGTGATCAAAGAGCCGAGGCCTGCCTAGAAGATACATTTCGGGACCGCATGCCGAGAGTCACCTGCAAGGACGGAGATAAAAAGATGTTGGATTCTTTGGGGCAGGGCATTCGAATACCTAATCTATACGTGGCCCAGGACTAATCCCTGGCCACAAGCCGACTTACATCGGGTTTAATTAACGAAGTAGGCGTGCTGGCAGGGCGGACTAAACTTAACCGGAACACAACTTAAGCGCATAAATTATAGCCTGAGCCTGGACTTAGGAATGCTAATGATGTCCTCCGGCTGTCCTTTCCTGGTCCGGCTAATAATGCTTTGCATATAATCAAGCAGCCCATGCATGACCTTCCCCGACTTCGCCTTAGACTTGGCTTCTCCCAGAGTTTTCGGTCCGTCTTCTCGGGAGGCTCACGGTGCTAATCCAACAACTTGACTGCCATTACCCCAGGACTCGGGCGATGGAGCTGGTAGGACGGAGTCGGCGGAGGAGGAAAAAAACGTTCATTTGCTCAATCGTGCACTCGAAAATGTCAATTTACATTTGCGGACTGGCTGGCAACGCATTTTCCCCTGTGGGGGAATCTGGTCCCCAGCCAGCTTAAGTTGACTTTAACGCCTCAATGCATCCAACTAGAAGGGCCAgctggaaatggaaatggaggcGGAGAAATGCGAAGGCATTTCATATAGGAGAAAGTTTTTGTGTGTGCAACagggaaaaaaggaaaactttTTATTAAAGTCAGCTGAAATGGCTGGAGCTCGTTTCGGTTTCGGATTTCCAAGCTCCCAGAAACTAGCCCTAGTCCTTCCCCTCCCCCCTCTTCCGCCCATGCCCACGCCCACGCCCCCTCCgcctttgtgtgtgtgtgtttgacAATGTGGGCGTGGCTCCGGGCTCTGTCTGTTGCTCTGGTCAAGTTAATTTGTATGTGTGGCCGTAAACTTTTGCCAGCTTAGACTTCCAACACGCCTCGCTGGCCAGTGGGCGGCCAGGATGCCAGGATGGATGGATGAATGGATGGATGCTGCCGCCACGGTTGGAGGCCCGGTCCCCCGATATCTCAAATGTCCAGTTCTGGGCTCCGTCCACAATGTGTGAATTTTGTTGGCTTATTGCTTTTCTATGCCGCATAATTGCTGACTTCTTTCACACATTCGCACACATCATTGGAGCGGACTGTTCTGGACTGGAGGGGAGGAAGGAGACCGATTTGGGTGGGGCGGAGTGTGTTTGTCCTTGGACAAGGCGCATAAATCATCGGGGGCTGCCGCAGAGCCCCGAAATTTATGCTTGGTTGCATTTTTGATGCCCGGGACCCAAAAGCGGGGACTGTTTAAATGCCCGCCCAGTGGGCTGGGAAGATAAGAGCGGTGGCAGTCAGAACAAATCAAGAGAAAAGCTTCCGGGAAGCGTATTTCAATTCCCGCTATCTCTATCCCGGCAGTGCCTTCCTCCTCTTTATGGCCAAAGTGTTTTTCGAATAGTTTCGCACTTCGCAGCGGGTTGCATGGCTACTCGGTGGGCCACCAAGGTTACCACCGCTTGTTATCCAAACAAGTTGTCCCAGCAACGTGGTATAAACTCGGTTTCCTCAGAGGCCCCACTCATTGCGGTTCAGATCCTCATCTAGGATATAGTTCCGTGACTCTGACACACCCCACTACCCCGTCTGTTTTAATGAAAGATGCCCTGCTTCTCCGCCTCCAATGTGCGGTTCGTCAGCGCGGAGTCGCAGTTGCAGCAGAAGTGCAGCGAGCTGAGGGCCAGGGCTCGGGCCCAAACGGCGGCCTATCGTCCACCGGCGGGGGGTTTTCGTCCTTCCACCACGGCCTTTGGCTCCTTCAGGCGGCCACCCTGCGACCAGTCGGCGGCCTATGACCAGAAGCAGCTGAAGCGCAATGAGCGGGAGCGGAAGCGTAACCAGGGCACAAAGCAGGTGGTGCTGCGGGCCGGGGAGGTGCGGCGCCTCAAGGATCAGGGCAGACTGGAGACCGTCAGCGAGAAGCTACAGAGGATCGATCAGCAGGAGGAGGACCACCGCAAGCAGCTGCAGATGGTGGAGGAGACGCGCCGGCGCTTCAAGGCCATCGACGAGGCGCGGGGCGATGACACCTCCGAGGCCAAGATCAGCCTGCTCAGCGAGATCCTGGAGGAGAAGCAGTCGGTGCTGAGCCGTGCCTTCCTGGCCCgccaggagcaggagcaggaggtGAAGCAAATCAACCGCATGATCCTCGATGCCAAGTGCAAGGCTGTGCGGGAGGCGCAGATCCAGGAGAAGCACCTCCTGTGCAAGGCCCTGCGCGAGGACGACGAGCGGCTGGCGCGCATGGTGAACGAGCGCGCCCTGAAGGCGTTGACGGAGGAGGACGAGCGCGAGCGGCTGGAGGTGGAGAAGCGGAACCGCTACGCCCAGGAGATCCGACGGCAGCTCTCGGAGCGCGAAAACGTGCGCTACCTGGAGGCCAAGCGGGTGGCCGACGAGGCCAAGGAGATCCGACGCGCCACCGAGCTTCTGCGCGCCCAGGAGGAACAACAGCGTGCCCTCGTCCAGCAGCGCAAGCAGCGGTTCCGGGAGGAGCTGCAGCGCATCCGGGACATGTCCAACGTGTTCAAGACCATGCTCGGCGAGCAGGAGCGATTGGCCGACCTGCGGGTCACGGCCTACATGCGCGAGAAGCAGGAGAAGGAGCGCCAGCTGAAGGAGATGCAGCGCCTGGCCAAGAAGGAGTTCGAGCGCCGCCAGCAGCGCATCTTCACGGTGGCCGCCGAGGCCATGGAAACGCGCCAGACCAACGACGAGCTGAAGTATCTGAAGGAGCGCGACCGCGTGGAGCGCGAGTACCGCCAGCGGGAGAAGGAGGCGGCCATCTCGCGGCGGGAGGCTGAGCGGGACCTGCTCGAGTCGCGGGCCCAGCAGGCGCAGGAGATGAAGCAGCGCCTTGCCATGGAGATCGCCCACGCCGGCGAGGAGTTCGCCAAGGTCATGGAGCGGATGCGCAAGGAGGAGGACAGGGAGAAGGCCTTGGACCGCCAGCGGGAGGCCCAGCGGCAGGTGTACCGCCAGGACCTGCGGCAGCAGATGACCGACAAGCAGGCGGAGCGCCGGCGACTGGCCGAGCTGGAGGCCGTGCGGGTGCAGAAGTGGCTCGACCAGGAGAAGCAGCGGGACGCCAACATCCGGCAGGTGATCAGCGCCAAGATCGCGGCAATGCGCGAGAACTGCCTGCCGGAGAAGTATCTGCGGGAGGTGGAGAAGCAGCTGAAGAGCATTCAGGCCTCCCGAGATCGCATTCGCTAAGTTTTGATGGTTGCCTAATATCAGGCGGGTTGGGAATGCCAGTAGTAGGGTCCAACTGGCGCCTCAAAGTATGTGGCACCAGGCCATGAGTTATTCACTTCACTTCACTACATCGATAAGAACCTTCTCTCTTTCTGCCCTCTATGCAACATCGACCCAACAAGCATACATAGCTCAGATTATCACCTCATTCTCTACAAGTAACTGCAACGTTCAGATGCCATAGAAATAACCACTTCCAACGTATATCAaatcctaaaaaaaatttacagtTTTGTAAGAAAAAGTAATAAACAACAAATATCGTAAGGCCTTCTGCTGCTACCCTCTCTTAGCTTATAGTCTTAACTATTATAATAGTAACATTTAATTAAGAATTGTAAGGTTTCAGAATAAAATCCATTAAGCATAGAAAACTTGATTTCGGGAGTGGTTGGGTGGCTTAGCGCATCTACTTTACAGATCTCCGCCGTCCCAGAAGGTTCCAAGCCGATCCACCGCCCGAAAGTATGCCATGAAATTGCCAACCGAAAGTAACTGGCGAGACAAGGCGAAATCAAAGAACCGCTATGATGACGATGCCACATTGTTGCGCGTGCGGCAGAAAAGCCCGCCCACACACACCACGCTAATTTCCAACTATGTGGGCGTTTAGGCCACCCCCCACAGCCCACTTTCCCTGCGGGTGGGCACCAACAATTACGGAGGAGGGGAAACTACAGCCTGGGTGCCATGGAAAAAGTGGTAGCCAACTTTTGGCtacaataaaattttattatgCCACACACATACGCTGAGCGTACACAAGCAAACAATGGAAGACGAAGACGAAGATGGAGCTGGAGCCCCAGCTCGATTGAAGATGCCACCGCTAGCGACAACGGCAACGACGAACTCTTGTGCATGGTTCAATTATCGTATTTCATGATTCGTTAAATTTTCGCATACGCCAAAAAAATACGCAAGATAAGCCCCACGCCGCCACCCACCCACCTTCCACCACCCACAGGCTGCGGGCAAGCAAAGCCGAGGCGAGGAACAGGTTTCCCCTGGCAACCATTGTGCGTCCTACCTACGACATGTCGGGGACCCGCAGAGGGGCTGGAACGGGCCTGGAACGGGCCTGGGATTGCCTGCCACTCGCATATGGCAGTAATAATTCCAATGACAATAAACGTTGTCGTATTTACAAGTaccaacacacacactctgACGGGAATTGATGAGAAAAGTTTTGAGGAAATGTCAATAGAGAGCGGAGACAAACTATGCTCCGATGTGCGAGGGAGTCTAGCACTGTGGAACCGAGCCGGAAAATTCCGGATAAAAGTTAAAGGTGTAGTAATACCCTTGCCTACACTCAAGCAAAAGGATCGGGTCCTAATTGCAAGATTAACATTGACAATTTAAGTAAGATTTTGAGTAGTATGCTGAGGCCTGAAATAAGACTAATTGTTCTTGAGGGGcttatttgtattatttaaaaatgtatttttaaatgttttgaaTATGCTGCCAAAATGTTTTGGAAAATACTTCCTAAAGAGTAACTAAAAGAGATAATACGAACACTCGAATTGCTTGCGTCTATTCAAATTCGCTATACAAGTCTCTCAATCTTTCCCAGATTCGATTGGTGCTTTAACCAAGAATCAAGGTTCTCAATATTATACCAAAATGGTGAGAAGACAATAGGTTAattgagtttttttttatcaaaattttGATAAGTATAAACTATGGATTGATTTAGAAGTTAAGTTATTGAGATTCATAATGTAAGTAACGCGAATTCAATTGATTTAAGTACAATAAAATCTTTTCCAAATAAAtcgttatatttttaagaacacgttcaactcagatgagaacgtcagaattttctctgtgtatatATCATTTGCAAGAATAATACATTTGTGTCGTACTTTGAGAGTTATTTTCTGAACCGGTTCAAACCCACTAGTAAGTCTTTTGCAACAATAAATTATTGTTTTATCTGcggaaaaaattataaatatgaAAGCTTAAGTGCTTACACAaggtaaaaaattaaaatctttaattgCTGAAAACGACAATCAAAACAACGTGCCATATTTCAAATACCAACTTTAAATACTATTTTGTAGTCGTTGAAAGCTCTTTCCACCCCACTGTGCCTGTCGCGGCATCTTTGGCATTTATAAATATCGTGCTGGGCTAAAAGGTAAAAGCCAAAAAATATCGATATTGTAATTGGAAAAAAGTAAGACGCAG is from Drosophila suzukii chromosome 3, CBGP_Dsuzu_IsoJpt1.0, whole genome shotgun sequence and encodes:
- the LOC118877503 gene encoding cilia- and flagella-associated protein 45, with amino-acid sequence MPCFSASNVRFVSAESQLQQKCSELRARARAQTAAYRPPAGGFRPSTTAFGSFRRPPCDQSAAYDQKQLKRNERERKRNQGTKQVVLRAGEVRRLKDQGRLETVSEKLQRIDQQEEDHRKQLQMVEETRRRFKAIDEARGDDTSEAKISLLSEILEEKQSVLSRAFLARQEQEQEVKQINRMILDAKCKAVREAQIQEKHLLCKALREDDERLARMVNERALKALTEEDERERLEVEKRNRYAQEIRRQLSERENVRYLEAKRVADEAKEIRRATELLRAQEEQQRALVQQRKQRFREELQRIRDMSNVFKTMLGEQERLADLRVTAYMREKQEKERQLKEMQRLAKKEFERRQQRIFTVAAEAMETRQTNDELKYLKERDRVEREYRQREKEAAISRREAERDLLESRAQQAQEMKQRLAMEIAHAGEEFAKVMERMRKEEDREKALDRQREAQRQVYRQDLRQQMTDKQAERRRLAELEAVRVQKWLDQEKQRDANIRQVISAKIAAMRENCLPEKYLREVEKQLKSIQASRDRIR